One Halobellus ruber genomic window carries:
- a CDS encoding DEAD/DEAH box helicase — MDNPARRAEAMVEAYRNHFVGRVGPAARSVANRYQWTPDTEESVLGVRGPYLQALDIPNWSEQSWESFCRSQNINPLIRTAFSDLGFRRLYRFQERTVETVKRGEDTVVTAATGRGKTEAWLVPILDRILDMKREDAESTVKAMLIYPTKALAQDQFKRLVQYLYLINEKWPSSEQITIGIYDGDTPTNVGSKAQGYLQSSFKYFDCPGRNEDLEKCRNCGQGVRIHHAGQRYELQPEKRKCVDDVPLDFIRLTKNQILTQGVDILLTNPDTINRKLININAPDEHEAFIYEPEFLVFDEVHTYDGLFGSYTATLTKRLRALRAERDCDDLQVIASSATVDNDVELFRKVSDAQSITHVDEEPRTLNPDSVSEVPNAMVATELTDTDLLAFARNERTPSLLSNVEFDVDPEKFDNERLRELLQDTLFDHFTEATDDPVVNTVQHLHRELAENPQTYDDVLEFLQSEFGLEPGEAETVLKNFQTLGTFSGLLENRTHLFSWPIDGFYGCMSCDAVYRSPRESCTKCGFDFVTRTAYCRGCDDEALIAWYCPECEQLEPYQPSDEGEQTFENDHYCQRCRHARDELIRSLRVTFHPHLECQECGYVTERSSRQECEQCGTDMVHTDTETLSCPNPECGATQPYESGCPVCQGQQRPVTGSGEVDCHNCGQTHDAGTGKVCECGTPVSQTRFLPWVCRNGDCDRTYFDQPPDSCDCGSSHTFAKAGLFEVFVDTYCEDCETSFLAERTCDCAGDFRVREGAFQRFQTFEPDGTIRSVSSFRPVAPCTHQSLRYDPDRRYDELIRGPGNVAVTTSQYLLRKVSEDEGFESAKLLSFADSHRDMKEIDRDFSEPEVGTLLDQCLLEAVRESATTWPTLDAVLDAAVERIDALHDILAPPNDIQNLTFDLRSELIGTARRHMDTEEAIRDRLRRRAIPHRYSPRYREYSGSLVSDGILDVRVVPEVHDAISKHEQAVLRGLVDAGNDAPIDEISETDGTAIDRLEERGILNVEGDYVYFNPSVVELTQAGEDDHLRYNPNNRSIEPTLNAQYGLRSESSVPFDTTIDDLAAPTHPRFTARAYRALYSETRILLSRVYHGMTDKRERRELEYLFREGNYPHFLSSGPTMELGVDIGALDALLLYGTPPNMNAYLQRIGRAGRSSNASLVHSVSQRNPIDYYYYDQPEDLMAADPQPVPLKEHNREVLRISLTWAVFDYIAANFVIPWDVERYGRYKDVSGGHTFHPRQPSPEDDAAKLTHVMSARTKALDLDTDHSQFSELATIVHDYRSDIENHLKSLLEYQFCPLCSRKYNREEAVNHCREDGCDGRIKDAGDEFGDLVKEAVDEFAERYLESYTGYIDNIDEELTSVTRQTREIKRDRRRASSDQEAQQLREEHETLIDRKSALKEQKQRVQGLSYVDFLRESRQSRYAFDMRTVAESVSVSLVDSDGDEYTTRTLGDDDGRNIQIAISELHPGAAYLDGGDTYVVSHLTTDDFESSELRKRVEDAESAELLEKYVCPGCWEAYESPDVICECGADTPPKRQRLVSPDSVTAHRSDLLFSNGAHTAREMYKEADTDVQNTYAKRETSVLSFDVEET, encoded by the coding sequence ATGGACAACCCAGCAAGACGCGCGGAGGCGATGGTCGAAGCGTACCGGAATCATTTCGTGGGCCGGGTTGGTCCGGCAGCCCGTAGCGTTGCGAACCGTTATCAGTGGACGCCCGACACTGAAGAGTCGGTTTTGGGAGTACGAGGACCGTATTTACAAGCGCTTGATATCCCTAACTGGAGCGAACAGTCGTGGGAGTCGTTCTGTCGGAGTCAAAATATTAATCCACTCATCAGGACAGCATTCAGCGATCTCGGATTCCGTCGTCTCTATCGGTTCCAGGAGCGAACAGTCGAGACTGTCAAGCGTGGTGAGGACACGGTCGTCACTGCTGCGACTGGCCGCGGGAAGACGGAAGCGTGGTTGGTTCCGATTTTGGACAGGATTCTCGATATGAAACGCGAGGATGCTGAGTCAACCGTCAAAGCAATGTTAATTTACCCGACAAAGGCGCTTGCACAAGACCAGTTCAAGCGCCTTGTCCAGTATCTTTATCTCATCAATGAGAAGTGGCCATCCTCAGAGCAGATCACCATCGGCATCTATGACGGTGACACACCGACGAACGTTGGGTCGAAAGCACAGGGCTACCTACAGTCCTCATTCAAATACTTCGACTGTCCCGGCCGGAACGAGGATCTTGAGAAGTGTCGTAACTGTGGGCAAGGAGTTCGCATTCATCACGCCGGACAACGCTACGAACTACAACCAGAGAAGCGCAAGTGCGTTGATGACGTGCCGTTAGATTTCATTCGCCTCACCAAGAACCAGATCCTCACCCAGGGCGTGGATATCCTTCTCACGAACCCCGACACAATCAACCGAAAACTCATCAATATTAATGCACCTGACGAGCACGAAGCATTCATTTACGAACCCGAGTTTCTTGTTTTCGACGAAGTTCACACGTATGACGGTCTGTTTGGCAGTTACACTGCGACGCTGACCAAGCGCCTTCGGGCCCTTCGGGCGGAGCGAGACTGCGATGATCTACAGGTGATAGCGAGCTCGGCGACTGTCGATAACGACGTGGAACTCTTTCGGAAAGTTAGTGATGCACAATCGATTACGCACGTCGATGAAGAACCCCGGACACTGAACCCCGATTCGGTTAGTGAGGTTCCGAACGCTATGGTAGCAACCGAATTGACCGATACCGATCTGCTGGCCTTCGCCCGCAACGAACGGACACCTTCCCTTCTTTCCAACGTCGAGTTTGATGTTGATCCCGAGAAGTTTGATAATGAACGACTCCGGGAACTCCTACAGGACACACTATTCGACCATTTCACTGAGGCGACGGACGATCCGGTCGTCAACACCGTCCAGCATCTACACAGGGAGTTAGCTGAAAACCCTCAAACATACGACGATGTGCTGGAGTTTCTACAATCTGAATTTGGACTTGAACCAGGGGAAGCGGAGACAGTCCTCAAGAACTTTCAGACCCTCGGGACTTTCTCAGGTCTGCTGGAGAATAGAACGCACCTGTTCTCTTGGCCCATCGACGGATTCTACGGTTGTATGTCGTGTGATGCGGTATATCGCTCGCCACGTGAGTCTTGTACGAAATGTGGTTTCGATTTCGTCACCCGAACGGCGTATTGCCGCGGGTGCGACGACGAAGCGCTGATTGCGTGGTACTGTCCGGAATGTGAACAACTCGAACCGTACCAACCGTCCGATGAGGGCGAGCAGACGTTCGAAAACGATCACTACTGTCAACGCTGTCGTCACGCCCGTGATGAACTTATTCGGTCGCTTCGAGTGACATTTCATCCACATCTCGAATGTCAGGAGTGCGGATATGTTACCGAACGATCTTCGAGACAGGAGTGCGAGCAATGCGGGACCGATATGGTCCACACCGATACGGAAACGCTCTCGTGTCCGAACCCGGAATGTGGAGCGACTCAACCGTACGAAAGCGGGTGCCCTGTCTGTCAGGGCCAGCAACGACCGGTCACCGGATCTGGCGAAGTGGATTGCCACAACTGTGGGCAAACTCACGACGCTGGTACCGGGAAAGTCTGTGAGTGTGGAACGCCTGTGAGTCAAACCCGTTTCCTGCCGTGGGTTTGTCGTAACGGTGACTGTGACCGGACCTACTTCGATCAGCCACCGGATTCGTGCGATTGCGGATCATCCCACACGTTCGCAAAGGCAGGACTGTTCGAGGTGTTCGTTGATACGTACTGTGAGGACTGCGAGACATCATTCCTTGCTGAACGGACCTGTGACTGTGCTGGAGATTTCCGCGTTCGAGAAGGCGCATTCCAAAGGTTTCAGACGTTCGAACCGGACGGCACGATTCGGTCTGTGAGCAGTTTCCGGCCCGTAGCACCCTGTACACATCAGTCACTTCGCTACGACCCGGATCGACGCTATGACGAACTGATTCGGGGGCCTGGAAACGTTGCTGTCACAACGTCACAATATCTGCTTCGCAAAGTCTCAGAAGACGAGGGATTCGAATCGGCTAAACTCCTTTCGTTTGCTGACTCACACCGCGATATGAAAGAAATCGACCGTGACTTCAGTGAACCCGAGGTCGGAACCCTGCTTGATCAGTGTCTACTTGAAGCAGTTCGGGAATCAGCAACAACCTGGCCGACACTCGACGCAGTACTCGACGCTGCAGTGGAACGAATCGACGCGCTTCACGATATACTCGCGCCACCAAATGATATTCAGAACCTCACCTTCGATCTACGTTCGGAATTGATTGGAACGGCCCGCCGGCATATGGACACTGAAGAGGCTATCCGTGACCGATTGCGTCGACGAGCGATCCCGCACCGCTACAGCCCTCGTTATCGAGAATACAGCGGGTCGTTGGTCAGTGATGGTATCCTCGATGTGAGAGTGGTACCGGAAGTACACGACGCAATCTCAAAGCACGAACAGGCAGTCCTTCGTGGGCTCGTTGATGCCGGGAACGACGCTCCAATAGACGAGATTTCTGAAACGGATGGCACTGCCATCGATCGACTGGAAGAGAGAGGTATTCTGAACGTTGAGGGAGATTATGTCTATTTCAACCCGAGTGTAGTTGAACTTACTCAGGCAGGCGAGGATGATCACCTTCGCTATAATCCGAACAATCGGAGTATCGAACCTACGCTCAATGCGCAGTACGGGCTTCGATCGGAATCATCAGTCCCGTTCGATACTACGATCGACGACTTGGCGGCACCCACGCACCCACGATTCACGGCACGGGCTTATCGAGCACTCTACTCGGAGACTCGCATCCTTTTGAGCCGAGTGTACCACGGTATGACGGATAAGCGCGAACGCCGTGAACTGGAGTATCTCTTCAGGGAAGGCAACTACCCGCATTTTCTTTCGTCGGGACCGACTATGGAACTCGGTGTCGATATCGGAGCACTTGATGCGTTGTTGCTCTACGGAACCCCGCCCAATATGAACGCGTATCTTCAACGGATTGGTCGTGCTGGCCGGAGTTCGAACGCCTCATTGGTCCACTCAGTAAGTCAACGCAACCCCATTGACTATTATTATTATGACCAGCCAGAGGATCTGATGGCTGCAGACCCACAGCCGGTGCCGCTTAAGGAACATAACCGCGAGGTGTTGCGCATCTCGCTGACGTGGGCCGTGTTCGACTACATCGCCGCGAACTTCGTCATTCCGTGGGATGTCGAGCGATATGGGCGGTACAAAGACGTGTCCGGCGGCCACACGTTTCATCCGCGTCAGCCATCTCCTGAGGATGACGCGGCAAAACTGACGCACGTGATGTCGGCGCGGACGAAGGCGCTCGACCTCGATACTGATCACTCACAATTTAGTGAACTTGCGACGATTGTACACGACTACCGTTCCGATATCGAGAATCATCTTAAATCACTGCTTGAATACCAGTTTTGTCCGCTGTGTAGCCGGAAATACAACCGCGAGGAAGCCGTCAACCACTGTAGAGAGGACGGTTGTGACGGGAGAATAAAAGACGCAGGTGATGAGTTTGGTGATCTCGTAAAGGAAGCCGTCGACGAGTTCGCAGAGAGATATCTGGAGAGCTATACTGGGTATATCGATAATATTGATGAAGAGTTGACGTCAGTGACCCGACAAACACGGGAAATCAAACGTGACAGGCGTCGAGCATCATCCGATCAGGAAGCGCAACAACTCCGAGAGGAACACGAGACGCTGATTGATAGGAAGTCGGCACTCAAAGAGCAGAAACAGCGTGTCCAGGGGCTCTCGTACGTCGATTTCCTGCGTGAGTCGCGTCAGAGTCGCTACGCTTTCGATATGCGAACGGTCGCCGAGAGCGTCTCCGTATCGTTAGTTGACAGTGACGGTGACGAGTACACGACACGGACACTCGGCGACGACGATGGACGGAATATTCAGATAGCCATCAGTGAACTACATCCCGGTGCGGCGTACCTCGATGGTGGAGATACGTATGTTGTCTCGCATCTTACCACGGACGATTTCGAATCCTCAGAACTTCGAAAACGAGTTGAGGATGCTGAATCCGCAGAACTATTAGAGAAGTACGTTTGTCCGGGTTGCTGGGAAGCGTACGAATCCCCAGATGTAATATGCGAATGTGGAGCCGACACACCGCCGAAACGACAGCGCCTGGTCTCACCAGATAGCGTGACGGCCCACCGATCAGACCTTCTGTTCTCCAACGGAGCACATACTGCCCGGGAGATGTACAAGGAGGCCGACACTGACGTTCAGAACACGTATGCTAAGCGTGAAACTTCTGTTCTCTCGTTTGATGTCGAAGAGACCT
- a CDS encoding S-layer protein gives MTRMSVDWDDEIVRRYLTPESHQKSRPEFERTHIDINKIKSEYLFPHPTNDEFVTQEEFRDAILKSNVRDDNRIFILRGETGSGKSQLCQWLEYQIGRSNDTGEDETHIALHVSRSQTRIEDIVDILTEPIDMDIQVGNVEDLNPGKVADAMIANLDAYAPTVFQELSEDEVHDLIEDRSGTDLRGILTENIEAYQEAVAGDGDDEIPDLIDDDDYRDLALSAFNRTTGKDTIYPSLLGFLHDELSSKLNVGNFQEKLERISDEYVEAGLRPVLICEDLTTFSVLKEQLLDHIFQLDSGHYDVVLGWTTGWEKDSLDKALGTSENTYTYMKDRAEGYLSTTDETGQAYFLTEDVTVELARKYVSVIREESNETLDIGIDEDDFDGLYPFNAEFVRRAYEHLVQDGNERRTPRLLLIRIIRECLTSRAPPFESIDGNPYVKQFPTPVSLDLPADVQNLAKWYGIPTAEQNIELPRGIFEIFDVTVPDGVLADDDPVVLGGKGGGPQREFRLEQVGGTIEPGATISIETTLNGRPEADADIELDGGSVGFTDDDGRYDLVLPNEEGEVTITARKADLSDSQTFSVGTDSLNLSPNPSRPDEGEEVTITARFNGEPISDVPLYKDDEQAGKTDADGQLTVVADKTPEMTIRGEIDGVEDEVTVQVLTAGGNYPVEVTVTPDEVDQQRFEYEQWLKTGDEYPSSDTLREGAVTVLEKWHDPTRLANANASATGVAGIYYARGSETPVSIQSVNERQGLSIELPFGTEHNDIYEPLLWCGLSENDALPSEEQYELNYDLLRGWVDDNVAEFRSAMRDDIESCLPDDWTIEQFIIVAQYLLHNASRGTTELSRQLVFEEFETSEEYANPVRERFADSHAYRESYNNLTKSSSHPSDLAEGFFKLKENFVDEQRLSDAYGVVKANLETYVTEAMYIDDDLADAYRIGNYRSDATIRLNSLLKRVREYAQELNSLGGDDVEHIIEAVDQIDTWFDESHNVPQLRELYEDLYEAVGTLDVNIKERWEKQKERLETGDEIRFAAFQSDIETFRSVQSATGPELLELLHRFEESRNERVEWEIYEAIDEMITAAEGVEVPDTTYVLEEEVKRSDEMTKLIQTNATVEENIGGGN, from the coding sequence ATGACTCGAATGTCCGTTGACTGGGATGACGAGATCGTTCGACGGTATCTGACCCCTGAGTCCCATCAGAAGTCGAGGCCCGAATTCGAGCGCACCCACATCGACATCAATAAAATCAAAAGCGAGTATTTGTTCCCGCATCCAACGAACGACGAGTTCGTTACGCAAGAAGAGTTCCGTGACGCTATTCTGAAATCTAACGTCAGAGACGACAACCGGATCTTTATTCTCCGCGGAGAAACCGGTAGCGGCAAGAGCCAACTGTGTCAGTGGCTGGAATATCAGATCGGCCGCAGCAACGACACTGGCGAGGACGAGACGCACATCGCACTTCACGTCTCACGCAGTCAGACACGTATCGAGGATATTGTTGATATCCTTACCGAACCGATTGATATGGATATCCAAGTCGGGAATGTTGAGGACCTGAACCCCGGAAAGGTTGCGGATGCGATGATCGCAAATCTCGATGCGTATGCGCCGACGGTATTCCAGGAACTGTCGGAAGATGAGGTCCACGACTTGATTGAGGACCGATCGGGAACTGACCTGCGGGGCATCCTTACGGAGAATATTGAGGCATACCAGGAAGCCGTCGCTGGGGATGGTGACGACGAGATTCCGGATCTTATCGACGATGATGACTATCGGGATCTTGCCCTGAGTGCGTTCAATCGAACAACCGGTAAGGATACAATCTATCCGAGTCTCCTTGGTTTTCTTCATGACGAACTCTCAAGTAAACTCAATGTCGGGAACTTCCAAGAGAAACTGGAGCGGATCTCTGATGAATACGTCGAAGCGGGCCTCAGACCGGTGCTTATCTGCGAGGACCTCACGACGTTCAGTGTCCTGAAAGAACAGCTGCTGGACCACATCTTCCAACTCGATAGCGGCCACTATGATGTCGTCCTCGGATGGACGACTGGATGGGAGAAAGATAGTCTAGACAAAGCGCTCGGGACGAGCGAAAACACCTACACGTATATGAAAGACCGTGCTGAGGGGTATCTCAGTACGACCGACGAAACAGGTCAGGCGTACTTCCTCACTGAAGATGTCACTGTCGAGCTCGCTCGGAAGTACGTCTCGGTCATCCGAGAAGAGTCGAATGAAACACTAGATATAGGTATTGATGAAGACGACTTCGACGGACTATACCCGTTCAATGCAGAATTCGTCCGCCGTGCTTACGAACATCTCGTTCAGGATGGTAACGAGCGGCGCACGCCACGGTTGCTGCTCATCCGTATCATCCGAGAGTGCTTGACTTCGAGAGCCCCACCGTTCGAATCGATCGATGGTAATCCCTATGTCAAGCAGTTCCCAACGCCTGTCTCTCTCGACCTTCCAGCCGATGTTCAGAATTTAGCGAAGTGGTACGGCATCCCGACGGCAGAACAAAATATCGAACTGCCACGTGGCATCTTCGAGATCTTCGATGTCACGGTTCCGGACGGTGTGTTGGCCGACGATGATCCGGTGGTTCTCGGCGGAAAGGGAGGGGGTCCTCAGCGGGAGTTCCGACTTGAACAAGTTGGTGGAACGATAGAACCAGGAGCGACTATCTCGATTGAAACGACGCTCAATGGTCGCCCCGAAGCGGACGCCGATATTGAACTCGATGGGGGATCAGTCGGGTTTACCGACGATGACGGCCGGTACGACTTGGTCTTACCAAACGAGGAAGGTGAAGTGACCATTACAGCCCGGAAAGCAGACCTCTCAGATTCACAGACGTTCAGTGTCGGGACGGACTCACTGAATCTCTCACCGAATCCTTCCCGTCCGGACGAGGGTGAAGAGGTAACGATAACTGCCCGATTCAATGGTGAACCAATCAGTGATGTCCCCCTGTATAAAGATGATGAGCAGGCCGGGAAAACCGATGCTGACGGGCAATTAACGGTTGTAGCCGATAAGACGCCTGAGATGACGATCCGTGGAGAAATTGACGGTGTCGAGGATGAGGTGACGGTACAGGTTCTCACCGCGGGCGGGAATTATCCCGTCGAAGTAACGGTCACTCCCGATGAAGTCGACCAGCAACGGTTTGAGTATGAGCAGTGGCTCAAGACTGGTGACGAGTATCCGAGTTCAGACACGCTGAGAGAGGGTGCGGTTACTGTTCTTGAAAAGTGGCACGACCCGACTCGCCTTGCGAACGCCAATGCATCGGCAACGGGTGTCGCTGGCATTTATTATGCCCGTGGGTCCGAAACTCCGGTGTCGATACAATCGGTGAACGAGCGACAGGGATTGAGTATTGAACTCCCGTTCGGAACTGAACACAACGATATCTATGAACCGCTGCTTTGGTGCGGCCTGAGTGAAAACGATGCGCTTCCCAGCGAGGAGCAGTACGAATTGAATTATGATTTGTTGCGCGGATGGGTTGACGATAACGTCGCGGAATTCCGGTCGGCGATGCGGGACGATATCGAATCTTGTCTTCCAGACGACTGGACCATCGAACAGTTCATCATCGTGGCGCAGTACCTCTTACACAACGCCTCTCGCGGAACCACAGAGCTCTCACGACAATTGGTTTTCGAAGAATTCGAGACATCTGAGGAGTATGCCAACCCAGTCCGAGAGCGCTTCGCAGACAGCCACGCATACCGCGAATCCTATAACAACCTCACGAAATCAAGTAGTCACCCAAGTGACCTGGCAGAGGGATTCTTTAAACTGAAAGAGAACTTTGTGGACGAACAGCGTCTCTCAGACGCATACGGGGTAGTCAAAGCGAACCTTGAAACCTATGTTACAGAGGCAATGTACATCGACGACGACTTGGCCGATGCCTACCGTATCGGGAATTACCGGTCGGATGCGACGATACGCCTCAACTCTCTTCTCAAGCGGGTCAGGGAGTATGCCCAGGAACTGAATTCCTTGGGAGGGGACGATGTTGAGCACATCATTGAGGCGGTCGATCAGATCGATACTTGGTTCGACGAGAGTCACAACGTTCCTCAACTACGAGAACTGTACGAGGACCTCTATGAGGCGGTCGGAACGCTCGACGTGAATATAAAAGAGCGGTGGGAGAAACAAAAAGAACGACTTGAAACAGGAGATGAGATCCGCTTTGCGGCTTTTCAGTCCGATATTGAGACGTTCCGGAGCGTACAGTCGGCTACTGGCCCGGAGTTACTCGAGCTGCTCCATCGTTTTGAGGAAAGCCGGAACGAGCGTGTCGAGTGGGAAATATACGAGGCTATCGACGAGATGATTACGGCAGCAGAAGGCGTTGAGGTTCCGGACACAACCTATGTGCTTGAAGAGGAAGTCAAGCGTTCCGATGAGATGACTAAGTTGATACAGACGAATGCGACCGTTGAAGAAAATATCGGGGGTGGAAATTGA
- a CDS encoding DEAD/DEAH box helicase — translation MSTDHKPVDLETLNRAWTTFVETEMVYERVQEDLVSEVTDSCRRQINAGNYDAAASLKDIFDVLVDKHCNEESAFTESVLRSDGLLVDTLECGRERIARAVFKRLVEQLVNDGELLYVYNRQQVRSHVAEMARYFALMRQRLTDQTDYQFTPNLVKMVKLASADREQPIMGKDRAKARDFQTPIRKINDQVSAEDTNPAWELDDKVGGGWEDLVKETMTTMSRFFEEGLPEEFDSLAAFQARTFVALYLNSVTDRSGLDSLSHVVTASTGGGKTEAFMFPTLAYCLTASKAGISSNKAVLTYPRTDLCDNQFERAFDYITELNRIEGSLDATFEEAPLTLSIQHGSRGDVTLPCPHCDGTLEVVDEFKKPYFRCERSPEHTIRYASVDRSKPADVIVTTQNSLHRRLMDQYGRDAFWDSPYPPKFLVLDEVHIYTDQAGMNVANVVRRFKQGLKQRARNQSPTLVASSATINNAEDFTRRIFDTDRAEEISPTEDEKDTTSREHFVFVKATDPRDVVVPIGDSVYRPRDEWENVSKTTASNLSCMIQIAFGFFHTMRKERAGSREGLNVNKDRVLGFVDSIDSVSRLGGYVQEAEEEGLFKYRFPDAILGERGNNPDCPRNLFRGATDDEYDEDAVCESVVPNENINPCPVYQDGECWWTMRDRELDLEDMTVAIHRSGNTKIAGSERPVGDDWDQLITTSALEVGFDHASIIGTFQYRAPRSVPGFLQRKGRGGRDAADEPITVVVLGSTPTDSYYFHHSNYLSEPRDDHLKIPLDENNRFIRAEHMTAAIMDYFNISETIDAKRAFQGSYSNGPDVEYLRQCFDNNRIELRGWLSNAFDGDDDEIEEVLSQFDTFLTSVNESVAPGVDETPYWEFFSEMVEQGDSSALEYIDELLQELENER, via the coding sequence ATGAGTACTGATCACAAACCCGTCGATCTCGAAACGCTCAATAGAGCGTGGACGACCTTCGTAGAGACTGAAATGGTCTACGAGCGGGTACAAGAAGATCTTGTCTCCGAAGTGACTGATTCGTGCCGCCGACAGATCAACGCAGGGAACTACGATGCGGCTGCATCTCTGAAGGATATCTTCGACGTATTGGTCGACAAACATTGTAACGAGGAGAGTGCGTTCACGGAATCGGTTCTACGATCAGATGGGCTCCTGGTTGATACATTGGAGTGCGGGAGAGAGCGGATCGCGCGTGCCGTTTTCAAGCGACTCGTGGAACAGTTGGTCAATGACGGCGAACTCCTCTACGTGTACAACCGACAGCAGGTGCGGAGCCACGTCGCAGAAATGGCGCGCTACTTTGCACTTATGCGTCAGCGGCTTACTGACCAGACTGACTACCAGTTCACCCCGAATCTAGTTAAGATGGTCAAACTCGCGTCGGCAGACCGCGAGCAACCGATAATGGGGAAGGATAGAGCGAAGGCACGGGACTTCCAGACGCCGATACGGAAGATCAACGACCAGGTATCCGCTGAAGACACAAATCCAGCGTGGGAACTGGATGATAAGGTCGGTGGTGGATGGGAGGATCTCGTCAAAGAGACGATGACGACGATGAGTCGGTTTTTCGAAGAGGGTCTTCCCGAAGAGTTTGATTCGCTGGCAGCGTTTCAGGCACGGACGTTCGTAGCTCTTTATTTGAATTCCGTGACCGACCGGTCGGGACTGGATTCACTCTCCCACGTGGTGACAGCGAGTACTGGCGGTGGTAAGACGGAAGCGTTTATGTTCCCAACGCTGGCCTATTGTTTGACTGCTTCCAAGGCAGGCATTAGTAGTAACAAAGCCGTTCTGACGTATCCGCGAACCGACCTCTGTGACAACCAGTTTGAGCGAGCTTTCGACTACATCACGGAACTCAACCGTATCGAGGGTAGTCTGGATGCTACCTTCGAAGAGGCACCGCTGACACTCAGTATCCAGCACGGGTCGCGGGGAGACGTGACGCTCCCGTGTCCGCACTGTGATGGAACGCTGGAAGTCGTGGATGAATTCAAGAAGCCATATTTCCGGTGTGAGCGTTCGCCAGAGCATACGATCAGGTACGCCTCGGTCGACCGATCCAAACCGGCTGATGTAATCGTCACGACGCAGAACTCACTTCATCGGCGACTTATGGATCAGTACGGTCGAGACGCATTCTGGGACTCTCCCTATCCCCCGAAATTCCTCGTTCTTGATGAAGTCCATATATACACTGATCAGGCGGGGATGAACGTCGCAAACGTCGTGCGACGGTTCAAACAAGGGCTCAAGCAACGCGCACGCAACCAGTCTCCGACGCTTGTCGCGTCGAGTGCGACGATCAATAATGCCGAGGACTTCACCCGCCGTATCTTCGACACCGACCGGGCGGAAGAGATCAGTCCGACTGAGGACGAGAAGGACACGACCAGCCGCGAACACTTCGTGTTCGTAAAAGCGACTGATCCACGCGATGTGGTCGTTCCCATCGGGGATTCTGTCTACAGACCACGGGACGAGTGGGAAAACGTGAGCAAGACGACCGCATCGAACCTCTCGTGTATGATTCAAATCGCGTTCGGCTTCTTCCACACAATGCGGAAAGAACGGGCGGGCAGCCGAGAGGGACTCAATGTGAACAAGGACCGCGTTCTCGGGTTCGTCGACTCGATTGACTCGGTAAGCCGTCTCGGGGGATACGTTCAGGAAGCCGAAGAGGAAGGATTATTCAAGTACCGTTTTCCTGACGCGATTCTGGGCGAGCGCGGCAACAATCCGGACTGTCCGCGGAACCTGTTCCGCGGTGCGACAGACGACGAGTACGACGAAGATGCCGTGTGTGAGTCGGTCGTCCCGAACGAGAACATCAATCCCTGCCCGGTCTATCAGGATGGCGAATGCTGGTGGACGATGCGGGACCGGGAACTGGACCTCGAAGATATGACTGTCGCCATCCACCGCAGCGGCAATACAAAAATCGCAGGGTCCGAGAGGCCAGTGGGTGACGATTGGGACCAGCTCATTACAACTAGTGCGTTAGAGGTAGGATTCGATCACGCGAGCATCATTGGGACTTTTCAGTACCGGGCACCGAGGAGCGTCCCCGGATTCTTACAGCGGAAAGGACGAGGTGGGCGCGATGCTGCGGACGAACCAATAACCGTTGTCGTGCTCGGGTCGACACCCACTGATTCGTACTATTTCCACCACTCAAACTACCTCAGCGAGCCCCGCGACGACCATCTCAAAATTCCGCTCGACGAGAACAATCGTTTCATCCGTGCTGAACATATGACCGCCGCGATTATGGATTACTTCAATATCTCCGAGACGATTGATGCAAAACGAGCGTTTCAGGGGTCGTATTCTAATGGTCCAGACGTCGAGTATCTTCGGCAGTGCTTCGATAACAACAGGATTGAATTGCGAGGCTGGCTCTCGAACGCTTTTGATGGCGATGACGACGAAATAGAGGAAGTCCTATCGCAGTTCGACACGTTCCTGACATCCGTCAACGAGTCAGTTGCCCCCGGCGTTGACGAGACACCATACTGGGAATTCTTCTCCGAGATGGTCGAACAAGGCGATTCGAGTGCGCTGGAATACATCGACGAATTACTTCAGGAACTGGAGAACGAGCGATGA